A stretch of Exiguobacterium sp. BMC-KP DNA encodes these proteins:
- a CDS encoding DUF2634 domain-containing protein codes for MGDLLDIFDEILVGINDVNNENNLVANQEIGSNPRTETWAIDWKNGRFKGKVDGELATVNRVAKYIVTPRGQVDVYSDLPLNNALESDFYGSYLHSLIGKTFLSIEDIEDEIQAICELALVELIDVESISVGNINLGGDTVSFSFYITPVGGVTEEVEISGFGI; via the coding sequence ATGGGAGATCTTCTTGATATTTTTGATGAAATTTTAGTCGGAATCAATGATGTGAATAACGAAAATAATTTAGTGGCTAATCAAGAAATTGGGAGCAATCCTAGGACTGAAACATGGGCTATAGATTGGAAAAATGGACGATTTAAGGGAAAAGTTGATGGTGAACTAGCAACGGTTAACCGTGTTGCAAAATATATTGTTACTCCACGTGGACAAGTAGATGTTTATTCAGATTTACCATTGAATAATGCCTTAGAATCAGATTTCTACGGTTCCTATCTTCATTCATTAATTGGTAAAACATTTTTATCCATCGAAGATATTGAAGATGAAATACAAGCAATTTGTGAGTTGGCATTAGTTGAACTAATTGATGTAGAGTCTATAAGCGTTGGAAACATTAATCTCGGTGGAGATACCGTATCTTTTAGCTTTTATATCACTCCTGTTGGTGGAGTTACTGAGGAGGTGGAGATAAGTGGATTCGGAATTTGA
- a CDS encoding M15 family metallopeptidase, with translation MTLSVNWLIEKANRKLNAPGMDKDVADITRAVIKELAPKGIYVGVAQGYRSKAEQDALYAQGRTKPGPIVTGARGGQSNHNFGVAVDLFVYSDDGTKSNFYSPGNSKLSAIVAAMKKRGMEWGGDWKGFPDYPHYQLYDAAGGKKKPSVSKAPVSKPASKPTPKPAAKPQGDGKAIVPYPGKPLYIGAKGMAKKDIERIQRAVGASVTGKYDKQTADKVGAYQKRKKLEADKVVGLATWNTLF, from the coding sequence ATGACATTATCCGTCAACTGGCTGATCGAGAAAGCCAACCGTAAGCTGAACGCACCGGGCATGGACAAGGACGTCGCAGACATCACCCGTGCCGTCATCAAGGAACTCGCGCCGAAAGGCATCTACGTCGGGGTCGCGCAAGGCTACCGTTCGAAAGCAGAGCAGGACGCACTCTACGCGCAGGGCCGCACGAAACCTGGTCCGATCGTCACTGGAGCACGAGGCGGTCAATCGAATCACAACTTCGGTGTCGCGGTCGATCTCTTCGTCTACTCAGATGATGGCACGAAGTCAAACTTCTACTCACCCGGCAACAGCAAGCTCTCGGCAATCGTCGCGGCGATGAAGAAGCGTGGCATGGAGTGGGGCGGTGACTGGAAGGGCTTCCCTGACTACCCGCACTATCAGTTGTACGATGCGGCTGGTGGGAAGAAGAAGCCTTCCGTCTCGAAAGCACCTGTTTCTAAACCTGCATCAAAACCGACGCCAAAGCCTGCTGCTAAACCGCAAGGCGACGGCAAGGCAATCGTACCGTATCCGGGCAAGCCGCTTTACATCGGTGCGAAGGGCATGGCCAAGAAAGACATCGAACGCATCCAGCGTGCCGTCGGAGCGTCTGTCACAGGCAAGTACGATAAGCAGACGGCTGACAAGGTCGGGGCATATCAGAAGCGTAAAAAGCTCGAAGCAGACAAAGTTGTTGGTCTCGCAACATGGAACACACTTTTCTAA
- a CDS encoding DUF3599 family protein, with product MSYDKLLSDRASIYHLDKTSSGGGYGLPSEDAFSYPITPDAVNVPCYLVRGRGALIQTDSMRVSSSDDLAHFKITADLLEGDKVVIDGSVYIAGKPHKVKQHHIECPLRREAPL from the coding sequence ATGAGTTACGATAAGCTACTCTCCGACCGCGCCAGTATCTATCATCTTGACAAGACGTCTTCGGGCGGGGGCTATGGTCTCCCGTCAGAGGACGCTTTTTCGTATCCGATCACACCGGACGCTGTGAACGTGCCCTGTTACCTCGTCAGAGGGCGGGGAGCGCTCATTCAGACCGATAGCATGCGGGTCTCGTCTTCGGACGACCTCGCGCATTTCAAGATTACGGCTGACCTCCTGGAAGGGGACAAGGTCGTGATCGACGGGTCGGTCTACATCGCTGGGAAGCCGCACAAGGTCAAACAGCATCATATCGAGTGTCCGCTTCGGCGGGAGGCACCGCTATGA
- a CDS encoding baseplate J/gp47 family protein, whose translation MDSEFEINSKLEILMVTSEELHELMIQIVEENDAKANTQIGEPIWDATRPIAKIGANISNDIRFGVRAAIPQLSYGGFLDEHAKDVLPDGRKPGVKAIVPVTLSSNVALTVPQGTILLTGNDLAFVLDADVVLTPPEEQPDPDYPIPGTATSTATASEMGAIYNVVPGAINTVDGDLKDLVSVTNAIPTTAGVDQESDSELKARMLTAAQNQSGAGNPEDYKSWALEATGITRAKVFRADPSPGSVTILVAQASGMPTAGQVAEAQSKINARASLIANNVVLAPTALPVNVAGNVVLIDGANMSDLVTSFSQALQDYLANLAFSGEVIRYTQILNLLLDQPLLVDVSGFTVNGASANLVVGDKQIATLGTVTFT comes from the coding sequence GTGGATTCGGAATTTGAAATTAATTCAAAGCTAGAAATTTTGATGGTGACATCTGAAGAATTACATGAATTGATGATTCAGATTGTAGAAGAAAATGATGCTAAAGCAAATACTCAAATTGGGGAACCTATTTGGGATGCGACGAGACCTATCGCAAAAATAGGAGCTAATATTTCCAATGACATTCGGTTCGGCGTTCGTGCTGCCATCCCACAACTTTCTTACGGTGGTTTTTTAGACGAGCACGCAAAAGACGTCTTACCCGACGGACGTAAGCCAGGCGTCAAGGCAATCGTTCCGGTCACCCTCAGTTCGAACGTGGCGCTGACAGTCCCGCAAGGCACAATTCTGCTGACAGGCAATGACCTTGCGTTCGTGCTTGATGCAGACGTCGTCCTGACGCCACCAGAGGAACAGCCAGACCCTGACTATCCGATTCCCGGAACGGCGACGAGTACGGCGACCGCGAGCGAGATGGGTGCAATCTACAACGTCGTGCCCGGTGCGATCAATACGGTCGACGGTGACTTGAAAGACCTCGTGTCGGTGACGAATGCCATCCCGACGACAGCAGGGGTTGATCAAGAGAGCGACTCCGAACTGAAAGCGCGAATGCTGACGGCAGCACAAAATCAGTCGGGCGCTGGTAACCCAGAGGACTACAAGTCATGGGCGCTCGAAGCAACGGGCATCACTCGGGCGAAAGTCTTCCGGGCAGATCCGTCACCGGGTAGCGTGACCATCCTCGTCGCGCAAGCCAGCGGGATGCCGACCGCAGGACAGGTCGCAGAAGCGCAAAGCAAGATCAATGCCCGCGCATCACTAATTGCGAACAACGTCGTCCTCGCACCGACCGCACTTCCGGTCAACGTCGCAGGCAATGTCGTCCTGATTGACGGGGCGAACATGAGCGACCTCGTGACGAGCTTCTCGCAAGCATTACAAGACTATCTTGCGAACCTCGCGTTCAGCGGGGAAGTCATCCGCTATACGCAAATCTTGAACCTGTTGCTCGATCAACCGTTGCTCGTCGACGTGTCGGGCTTCACGGTCAACGGGGCGAGTGCGAACCTCGTCGTCGGGGACAAACAGATCGCGACGCTTGGGACGGTGACCTTCACATGA
- a CDS encoding putative phage tail protein, translating to MIPVTTLSRDMQEEMFTMSAPYWRENFDMASIFLASAFALGREQEMLDRYLYSEMMTATATDWGLSLKEDFYGLRDGVARTLDERRGRIRAAKRGGKVLTVEDLENVASAFAGGLVNITINYDTFLYTIEFADQLGIPTRIKDVQDALARSIPAYFDIVYKYRYNTYGDIKTLYATYQELKDSGLIYEQILTTEGD from the coding sequence ATGATCCCAGTGACGACGCTTTCCCGTGATATGCAAGAAGAGATGTTCACGATGTCCGCTCCGTACTGGCGGGAGAACTTCGACATGGCGAGCATTTTCCTCGCCTCTGCGTTCGCTCTCGGACGGGAGCAGGAGATGCTCGACCGTTACCTCTATTCCGAGATGATGACGGCGACAGCGACGGACTGGGGTTTGTCCTTGAAAGAGGACTTCTACGGCTTACGGGACGGGGTGGCGCGGACACTTGACGAACGACGGGGTCGCATCCGAGCGGCGAAACGAGGCGGGAAGGTCTTAACGGTCGAGGATCTTGAGAACGTCGCGTCAGCCTTTGCCGGTGGACTCGTCAACATCACGATCAACTACGATACGTTCCTCTACACGATCGAGTTCGCCGACCAGCTCGGCATTCCGACACGCATCAAGGACGTACAGGACGCGCTTGCGCGATCCATCCCGGCATACTTCGACATCGTCTACAAGTATCGCTACAACACGTATGGCGACATCAAGACGCTGTATGCGACGTATCAAGAGCTGAAAGATAGTGGCTTGATCTACGAACAAATTCTCACGACGGAAGGAGACTGA
- a CDS encoding HK97 gp10 family phage protein, translating into MNGFDEFARDMDRIRGDFDKAIPLIMDAVGAELLAETRKEIVRQQLVDTRDMLNSFSLGNSFNVFEKRKNGYEVEAGTTNGYAEFVNDGHWTAGRKSFVEPTHFFDFAVAVSEQYMSVGIQKKIDALVKRRLGG; encoded by the coding sequence ATGAATGGATTCGATGAGTTTGCACGGGACATGGACCGGATTCGCGGCGACTTCGACAAGGCGATCCCGCTCATCATGGACGCGGTCGGGGCTGAACTTCTAGCCGAGACCCGGAAAGAAATCGTGCGGCAACAACTCGTCGACACCCGTGACATGTTGAATAGCTTTTCACTGGGTAATAGCTTCAACGTGTTCGAGAAACGCAAGAATGGCTATGAGGTCGAAGCCGGAACCACGAACGGCTATGCGGAATTCGTCAACGATGGCCACTGGACGGCAGGACGCAAGTCATTCGTCGAACCGACGCATTTCTTCGACTTCGCGGTCGCGGTTTCCGAGCAATACATGTCGGTCGGCATTCAAAAGAAAATCGATGCACTCGTCAAGCGTCGGTTAGGAGGCTGA
- a CDS encoding phage tail sheath subtilisin-like domain-containing protein, whose protein sequence is MAYWDKNGPEPILPGLYMVIEKMQDQVIRPGQRGVIGMVTNGLAANKGMVVTLNNVGEALTALGVSNYQFAKRCFAGGARQIVAYVLKDAETLADGLAQLDPYYFDVATVGRDVTSDEVDDLKAWRIAGALDGKNFVVVAGGAAGLADNTAIKNLYATGKHGDIMYVGMGGVDIDGNTISPGELAAWIAGKQGGRGMTQGSLTRQSIDFLADVERRLTKAQREDLYTAGIAIPIHNGNQVVLEAAITSSKVIEGTNPSKPHHSGGKLRIAYNAAVYQTTLNDAIESGFIGKINNDLPGQDILTGALNNFNDALINEGVLAPGTQTTLHPDYVSEGDKIYLLTRGYFIDAAEKFFIDFQIGSVAATAATGGA, encoded by the coding sequence ATGGCATATTGGGACAAGAATGGACCAGAACCGATCCTCCCGGGGCTATACATGGTCATCGAGAAGATGCAGGACCAAGTCATCCGTCCTGGACAACGGGGCGTCATCGGCATGGTCACGAACGGTCTTGCCGCGAACAAAGGCATGGTCGTCACCTTGAACAACGTCGGGGAGGCACTCACAGCACTTGGCGTATCGAACTATCAGTTCGCAAAACGCTGCTTCGCAGGCGGAGCACGACAGATCGTGGCATACGTCTTGAAGGACGCAGAGACACTCGCAGACGGACTTGCGCAACTCGACCCGTACTACTTCGATGTCGCAACGGTCGGACGCGACGTGACCTCGGATGAGGTCGATGACCTGAAAGCATGGCGTATCGCTGGTGCACTCGACGGCAAGAACTTCGTCGTCGTCGCAGGGGGTGCGGCAGGACTCGCGGACAACACGGCGATCAAGAACCTGTACGCAACAGGTAAGCACGGCGACATCATGTACGTCGGAATGGGTGGCGTCGACATCGACGGCAATACCATCTCGCCTGGAGAACTTGCGGCATGGATCGCAGGGAAACAGGGCGGTCGTGGCATGACACAAGGCTCGCTCACACGCCAGAGCATCGATTTCCTCGCGGATGTCGAGCGCCGTCTGACGAAAGCACAGCGTGAAGACTTGTATACGGCAGGCATCGCGATTCCGATCCATAACGGCAATCAGGTCGTCTTGGAAGCGGCGATCACGTCGAGCAAGGTCATCGAAGGCACGAACCCGAGCAAGCCGCACCACTCTGGTGGGAAACTCCGGATCGCCTACAACGCAGCCGTCTATCAGACGACGCTCAACGATGCGATCGAGAGTGGATTCATCGGCAAGATCAACAACGATCTACCAGGTCAAGACATCCTGACGGGTGCGCTCAACAATTTCAACGATGCCCTCATCAACGAAGGTGTACTCGCACCAGGAACACAAACGACCTTGCATCCGGACTATGTGTCGGAAGGCGACAAAATCTACTTGCTGACGCGCGGATACTTCATTGACGCCGCTGAGAAGTTCTTCATCGACTTCCAGATCGGTAGCGTAGCCGCGACAGCAGCGACAGGAGGTGCTTAA
- a CDS encoding Rho termination factor N-terminal domain-containing protein, with amino-acid sequence MSEEPVYDREQLAAMTKDEVYEIATDLNIAGRSSLTKAQLIDAILATQEGGV; translated from the coding sequence ATGAGTGAGGAGCCTGTTTACGATCGTGAACAGTTGGCCGCGATGACCAAGGATGAAGTCTACGAGATCGCGACGGACTTGAACATCGCCGGGCGCTCGAGCCTGACGAAAGCACAATTGATTGACGCGATCCTCGCGACGCAGGAAGGAGGGGTCTGA
- a CDS encoding XkdF-like putative serine protease domain-containing protein, protein MPREIKNLVVSHVSIVDKAANKRSFLLTKSEEQPNVSRDMNILKQDASQQIAYGIVYEPLVKDAHDDYMTAEEIEKAAHIFLKDYRQIDKQHDFTSQVGDVIESYIAPADFELGGETVTKGTWVMAVKVADEVWSGIQKGEFTGFSLAGMGEVIEKAEDGKSFLAKVKDSVTEVLKDMGILPDEPGEEVTDMTQEQLQKELDAFKDSFKGEVLDLLKAALPVAKEEEPAQPEAPEAAEPEVDAPEAEPEVTELEKAQAKIAELEKQLSVRPLPASHEAVEKAEVPDKASYASHFG, encoded by the coding sequence ATGCCACGTGAAATCAAGAATCTCGTCGTTTCTCACGTCTCCATTGTCGACAAGGCTGCTAACAAGCGGTCTTTTTTGTTGACCAAGAGTGAGGAACAGCCAAACGTTTCCCGCGACATGAACATCCTCAAGCAGGATGCGTCGCAACAGATTGCCTACGGCATCGTCTATGAACCGCTCGTCAAGGACGCACACGACGACTACATGACGGCGGAAGAGATCGAGAAGGCGGCACACATCTTCCTCAAGGATTACCGCCAAATCGACAAGCAGCACGACTTCACCTCGCAAGTCGGGGATGTCATCGAGTCCTATATCGCACCCGCTGACTTCGAACTCGGTGGCGAGACGGTCACCAAAGGCACATGGGTGATGGCAGTCAAGGTCGCGGACGAGGTCTGGTCCGGCATCCAGAAGGGGGAGTTCACAGGCTTCTCACTCGCTGGCATGGGCGAGGTCATCGAGAAGGCAGAGGACGGCAAGTCATTCCTCGCCAAGGTGAAAGATTCCGTCACGGAAGTTCTCAAAGACATGGGGATTCTACCAGACGAACCGGGAGAGGAGGTGACAGACATGACACAGGAACAATTGCAGAAAGAACTCGACGCGTTTAAAGACTCGTTCAAGGGCGAGGTATTGGATCTCCTCAAAGCGGCACTCCCTGTCGCAAAAGAAGAAGAACCAGCGCAACCGGAAGCACCAGAAGCCGCTGAACCGGAAGTCGATGCACCTGAGGCGGAACCAGAAGTAACTGAACTGGAGAAAGCACAGGCGAAGATCGCAGAACTCGAAAAACAGCTATCTGTCCGACCGCTCCCCGCTTCACACGAAGCCGTCGAGAAGGCAGAAGTCCCAGATAAAGCTTCATACGCAAGTCACTTTGGATAA
- a CDS encoding XkdQ/YqbQ family protein yields the protein MSVYYYHRKNKKRYEITPYVQSVDIAGGVDNFYQTAIVLISSSAGVPYDTGERIRVYADSGKLLFDGRVFKCERNGDGSVMLTCHDQAYYLYRSETTVVSQEITLEKLFVRLVEEIGQKVGFVAKTKKKYFGLEFVNTSIQEILLTVMGMERVETNKRYYVRANAGKLELRERGATEGVVITREAANEVQSVINAQNTYTAIDYTGEIETGSKPTGSSDTSSTLKTSADYKGPDSINVRDGWGSSLAGTDKWNDLMVKIGKEKGIDPLFLKVIMAIESGGREKAVGPPTQYGQALGLFQIIPGAVDTTVDANRLLTGKYNMEKAADIFLNEKANVAKRLGKKMSVVEMAHFWVGYSNYDYPLHYREWAQVLYAGFGGDPDSLITDSDKIPTGGKTKKSQSKVTYGSVDNVNLGSKIGVIVKQVSGKYSSKSEMNVAVKKIQDTLMREERDVNVTLPGHALGIAGRKVEFETSIASTKGTWYVKKHRHTIDQYGHKMDLTLSKYDETPEPEYAPPVDSEFGEERPVGVKGAVLPIDKKNYTIGDYRFKTIVNYITGTTQHAGIDLLAPIGTPLKAVTNLLILRNYYSNSYGWCVIAQGALGGGEKQFVYAHMNVASPHKPGSYVKAGQQIGVVGNTGWSDRAHLHFEVCDPVWAQGIKNKVDPEKYFDF from the coding sequence ATGAGCGTCTATTATTATCATCGTAAGAATAAAAAACGTTATGAAATCACACCCTACGTTCAATCTGTAGACATCGCCGGTGGTGTAGATAACTTTTATCAGACTGCCATAGTTTTAATCAGTTCTTCAGCAGGTGTTCCATATGACACAGGAGAGCGAATCCGAGTGTATGCTGACTCGGGAAAACTTCTTTTTGATGGAAGAGTCTTTAAATGCGAGCGTAATGGTGACGGTAGTGTGATGTTGACTTGCCATGATCAAGCCTATTACCTGTACCGGAGTGAGACGACCGTCGTCTCGCAGGAAATCACGCTCGAAAAGCTGTTCGTCCGCCTGGTTGAAGAAATCGGGCAAAAGGTCGGGTTCGTTGCGAAGACGAAGAAAAAATACTTCGGTTTAGAATTCGTGAATACGAGCATACAAGAAATATTATTGACGGTCATGGGCATGGAGCGGGTTGAAACGAACAAACGGTATTACGTCCGAGCGAATGCAGGGAAACTCGAGCTAAGAGAAAGAGGGGCAACTGAAGGTGTCGTCATTACACGGGAGGCAGCTAATGAAGTCCAATCAGTCATAAATGCTCAGAACACTTACACAGCAATTGATTATACGGGAGAAATTGAAACAGGTTCTAAACCGACAGGAAGTTCAGATACTTCAAGTACCTTAAAAACATCTGCTGACTATAAGGGACCAGATTCAATTAACGTTCGAGATGGCTGGGGGAGTTCTTTGGCAGGAACGGATAAGTGGAATGATTTAATGGTCAAAATCGGTAAGGAAAAAGGAATAGATCCGCTTTTCTTAAAAGTGATTATGGCGATTGAATCAGGAGGAAGAGAAAAGGCTGTTGGACCTCCTACGCAGTATGGTCAAGCGCTTGGGTTATTTCAAATTATTCCGGGTGCAGTGGATACAACCGTTGATGCAAACCGACTCCTGACAGGTAAGTACAATATGGAGAAAGCGGCAGATATTTTTTTAAATGAGAAAGCGAACGTTGCAAAAAGATTAGGAAAGAAAATGAGCGTTGTTGAGATGGCGCATTTTTGGGTTGGTTATTCAAACTATGATTATCCATTGCATTATCGAGAATGGGCGCAGGTTTTATATGCAGGTTTTGGGGGAGATCCGGATTCACTTATTACAGATTCAGATAAGATTCCTACTGGCGGAAAAACAAAGAAGAGTCAATCTAAAGTCACGTACGGTAGCGTTGATAATGTGAATCTCGGTAGTAAAATCGGCGTAATCGTAAAGCAAGTATCAGGTAAATATAGCTCCAAATCAGAAATGAACGTTGCGGTCAAAAAGATTCAAGATACGTTAATGAGAGAAGAACGTGACGTCAATGTAACATTACCAGGGCATGCTTTAGGAATCGCAGGTCGAAAAGTAGAATTTGAAACTTCGATCGCTAGCACGAAAGGAACATGGTATGTAAAAAAACATCGACATACGATTGATCAATATGGTCACAAGATGGATCTTACACTCTCCAAATACGACGAAACACCAGAACCGGAATATGCCCCTCCTGTAGATAGTGAGTTTGGTGAAGAACGTCCCGTAGGTGTTAAAGGCGCAGTTTTGCCGATAGATAAAAAAAACTACACCATTGGTGATTACCGATTCAAAACAATAGTGAACTATATTACCGGAACTACTCAACATGCTGGAATTGATTTACTAGCCCCAATTGGTACTCCACTCAAGGCAGTCACGAATCTCCTGATCTTACGCAATTATTACTCTAATAGCTACGGCTGGTGTGTCATTGCACAAGGGGCACTTGGAGGTGGAGAAAAACAGTTTGTATATGCGCATATGAACGTCGCTTCACCACATAAGCCAGGATCCTATGTTAAGGCGGGTCAACAAATTGGTGTAGTCGGAAACACAGGTTGGTCAGACAGGGCTCACCTACACTTTGAAGTCTGTGATCCTGTTTGGGCTCAAGGAATAAAGAATAAAGTGGATCCAGAAAAGTACTTTGATTTTTAA
- a CDS encoding phage tail tube protein, translating to MAFDGKRTMLGTGLALYYSTGTRLTYIDRIQIKLDIDKQDVLVPRNIVTQYKNKSIKISGTIAGFEYTSTLQKLLLSALNKEGQDRIDFLAELEDYESGERFSYQIIDCQFTSGDIANWTVGEVVKKEFPFVATGIKLKNGDDRD from the coding sequence ATGGCATTCGATGGCAAACGCACGATGCTCGGGACGGGACTTGCGCTCTACTACAGCACAGGGACTCGTCTGACCTACATCGACCGTATTCAAATCAAGTTGGACATTGACAAACAAGATGTCCTCGTACCTCGTAATATTGTCACGCAGTACAAAAACAAAAGTATTAAGATTTCTGGTACGATCGCCGGATTCGAATACACATCGACGCTCCAGAAGCTCCTTCTATCAGCTTTAAATAAAGAAGGGCAGGATCGCATCGATTTCCTCGCAGAGCTCGAGGATTACGAGTCAGGTGAGCGCTTCTCCTACCAAATCATCGATTGCCAGTTCACGTCAGGCGACATCGCCAACTGGACGGTCGGGGAAGTCGTTAAGAAAGAGTTCCCGTTCGTCGCGACAGGCATCAAATTGAAGAACGGTGATGATCGAGACTAA
- a CDS encoding phage major capsid family protein, producing MNTTEMLQKQMDNIKKSNNVTLPADDGRAFMQDVVASGSTLAKLNYYSAKSANGAIDMLGVKKRRLKLHQGINTTPDGTDHAEERTVPFSLVPVYTDAWFENDNVYYTARSRGQNVEDIIASMIQQQFGADLQDLAFNGDKSSADAFIKLDDGFLKLARTNVDTIKHDVTGAIKIADLQVVPIKVAPEQLRAGTFVWVMGRGTHTALQAEVIARPTALGDAVLVNGVLTRLHGYDIEVVDHIVEDTVLFTPLENLTVVTGFDVQYSRTGEGPEAMAKQATYHFVLSSVDFVIRTPKALVYIDADVTP from the coding sequence TTGAACACTACTGAAATGCTCCAAAAACAGATGGACAATATTAAGAAGTCAAACAACGTCACACTCCCAGCGGATGACGGACGTGCTTTCATGCAAGACGTCGTCGCTTCGGGGTCAACGCTTGCGAAATTGAACTACTACTCTGCTAAATCCGCAAACGGTGCGATCGACATGCTCGGTGTCAAAAAACGCCGCTTGAAATTACACCAAGGCATCAACACGACGCCAGATGGTACGGATCACGCAGAAGAACGTACGGTTCCGTTCTCGCTCGTTCCTGTCTACACAGACGCATGGTTCGAGAACGACAACGTCTACTACACAGCGCGTTCACGCGGTCAGAACGTCGAGGACATCATCGCATCGATGATCCAGCAACAGTTCGGCGCGGATTTGCAAGACCTCGCGTTCAACGGCGACAAATCTTCGGCAGACGCTTTCATCAAGCTCGACGACGGATTCCTTAAACTTGCTCGTACGAATGTAGACACGATCAAACACGACGTCACGGGTGCAATCAAGATTGCTGACCTTCAAGTCGTGCCAATTAAAGTCGCGCCAGAACAACTCCGTGCTGGTACATTCGTTTGGGTCATGGGTCGCGGGACGCATACTGCGCTTCAAGCAGAAGTCATTGCTCGCCCTACAGCACTCGGGGATGCAGTTCTTGTTAATGGTGTCTTGACGCGTCTTCACGGTTACGACATCGAAGTCGTCGACCACATCGTCGAAGATACAGTCCTCTTCACGCCGCTCGAGAACTTGACGGTCGTCACTGGATTCGACGTGCAGTACTCGCGTACTGGTGAAGGTCCTGAAGCGATGGCGAAGCAAGCAACATACCACTTCGTCCTCTCAAGCGTCGACTTCGTCATCCGTACACCGAAAGCGCTCGTTTACATCGACGCAGACGTCACACCCTGA
- the yqbG gene encoding protein YqbG translates to MPVITPSELRAYTSFDTVKGRTDQQLTDDIIQAEADIFDYVHHEFPTNEYPTVPVRVKLACKKLAEYYALSALDESAVKGYKSEKIGDYSYTMADSAGLRGKPEITALLESYVKPVASEAPQVRMRYL, encoded by the coding sequence ATGCCCGTCATCACACCAAGCGAACTCCGCGCCTATACCAGCTTCGACACGGTCAAGGGGCGCACGGATCAGCAATTGACCGACGACATCATTCAAGCGGAAGCCGACATCTTCGATTATGTCCACCATGAGTTCCCGACGAATGAGTATCCGACCGTTCCTGTCCGCGTCAAGCTCGCGTGCAAGAAGCTCGCTGAATACTATGCCCTGTCTGCCCTCGATGAGAGCGCGGTGAAGGGCTATAAGAGCGAGAAGATTGGTGATTATAGCTACACGATGGCAGATTCGGCAGGGTTGCGGGGGAAACCCGAAATCACAGCCTTGCTCGAATCCTACGTCAAGCCCGTCGCCTCTGAAGCGCCACAAGTTAGGATGCGGTACCTATGA